One Lucilia cuprina isolate Lc7/37 chromosome 4, ASM2204524v1, whole genome shotgun sequence DNA segment encodes these proteins:
- the LOC111680154 gene encoding DNA cross-link repair 1 protein: protein MLPTGKIKIRNLKELQDDNMTSPKNCLTPLRKRKNPKSATKSKHLNMIDHSHNDAVESTTVNSNATLTKTAIKKLSKTAIKETPSNQKRIDSYFTSCPKTYEIKLPKKEPLTPFDKTNLKITAKKTNNKTAGKTRKSPKRPKTGRKRLFSESREPKNESMSELSSLRGSTKVQTECITIVDSDSDVDETNVNNSNLTKENRPPVTQATIADNPVSDVTIAADNTSNSQEFTSCTTNSSLDFGLRMSHTSRGKSTSNKSTTSAASFSRRKPKPCPPYKIIENTTFAVDAFQYGYIENVTHYFLTHFHADHYIGLTKSFAMPLFMSPITARLLRTFIPIEEQYIHVLELNDPYTINDIEITALDANHCPGSILIVFKFLDTGKCILHTGDFRAWSGMESEPIFWNNPINTIYLDTTYISNKYDFCTQSESIDKAEQIIKEFKKKHNGKRILYICGSYIVGKEKFWSQLAEKFQLKVWAEGNRYKALRAMEEEQFNNLLVEDAKQANMHVIAMGKVTYLELVDYFKSYEEQYDILLAIRPSGWEKNTKPRYSIKINIVGIEYSEHSSYAELRRFVKFLKPENVISTVPTGKDLMKTAMVPLNWYKYKELKNKSSYQPTIDSYVQKNNVQSIRPPNSHKGGVEYFVSPLKPLTNKQHEVNNNNLITEKAISLVSTNANDIEEPCDVHNSTTNRENSNNFADQTPAISKSTSSKMTYNSSEYFETPDEIIVAKRLQKKEKAEEKETKHKSGKTPVYKTRKLQPTQKELKEKDTNIREDNITNNYSPDCFMSRFLKDVMKQQLPNTNNSNNKDKKTNGSLMLNPPQSEENDIQPITSNGQRNSQTSANKTAQEDQQIDDNNIIRKRNLKAKVLSATSSSDQQNKPKQKPQKKKMLKKKSTQKTPSKLNKSKDYPIIKSSSSIISIDSLSEDELQSTQLKTVPKTEIPDLQNSNDDTKTTIFPLIEELSNRNSELQEDFQMEEHFPGTNQKQPETEAAFNIDIYTDGQTANTAQQQEYSLENQFEISQNSRSRIKSTSSKATSTETYTREDKEFEEKLLKISQKTKQNNQQKSYKTSTKHLNKRAENPIYKSTTSIESLITDEELQTIKILTPLITNETSSEKSSIELGDVSKTKRLKRTISSQSNASTPFKKSHTSDSLNTAGLLNKILETNEDLEIDRFNCSQLAGQIVNHINQHNPDNSKDHIPSELLSDADEDWI from the exons atgttacCAAcaggtaaaataaaaatacgtaaTCTTAAGGAGTTGCAAGACGACAATATGACCTCACCCAAAAATTGCCTAACTCCTTTAAGAAAGCGCAAAAATCCAAAATCGGCCACAAAAAGTAAACACTTAAACATGATTGATCATAGTCATAATGATGCTGTCGAGAGCACAACAGTAAATTCTAACGCAACACTGACGaaaacagcaataaaaaaactatcGAAAACTGCCATAAAAGAAACCCCCTCTAATCAGAAACGTATTGATTCATATTTTACATCCTGCCCGAAAACTTACGAAATAAAATTGCCCAAAAAAGAGCCGCTCACACCGtttgataaaacaaatttaaaaataactgcaaagaaaactaataacaaaactgccggaaaaacaagaaaatcacCTAAACGCCCAAAAACCGGACGCAAACGTTTATTTAGCGAAAGCAGAGAACCTAAAAATGAGAGTATGTCGGAACTAAGTTCATTAAGGGGAAGCACAAAAGTGCAAACCGAATGTATAACCATCGTCGATTCGGATAGTGATGTTGATGaaacaaatgtaaacaattcTAATCTAACTAAAGAAAACAGACCTCCAGTTACACAAGCAACTATAGCGGATAACCCAGTTTCAGATGTAACAATTGCTGCTGATAATACTTCAAACTCTCAAGAATTTACATCTTGTACTACAAATTCTTCTTTAGATTTTGGCTTAAGAATGTCACATACGAGCCGTGGAAAATCTACCTCTAACAAAAGCACCACTAGTGCCGCCAGTTTCTCCAGACGCAAACCAAAACCCTGTCCTCCCTACAAAATCATAGAAAATACCACATTTGCTGTGGATGCCTTTCAATATGGTTACATCGAAAATGTAACGCATTATTTTCTTACACATTTTCATGCAGATCATTATATTGGATTGACAAAATCTTTTGCCATGCCCCTATTTATGAGTCCGATAACGG CTCGTCTTTTACGTACTTTTATACCCATCGAAGAGCAATATATCCATGTGCTGGAATTAAATGATCCCTATACTATAAATGACATTGAAATAACTGCTCTTGATGCCAATCATTGTCCTGGttctattttaatagtttttaaattccTAGATACCGGCAAATGTATACTACATACTGGTGATTTTCGGGCTTGGTCTGGCATGGAATCTGAGcctatattttggaataatcccATAAATACCATTTACTTGGATACCACATATATATCCAATAAATATGACTTCTGTACACAGTCAGAATCTATAGATAAAGCTGAGCAAATAATAAAggagtttaagaaaaaacataatgGTAAACGTATACTCTATATATGCGGTTCATATATTGTGGGCAAAGAGAAATTCTGGTCACAACTGGCAGAAAAATTTCAGTTAAAAGTATGGGCTGAAGGTAATCGTTATAAAGCCCTCAGGGCCATGGAAGAAGAACAGTTTAATAACTTACTAGTAGAGGATGCCAAGCAAGCCAATATGCATGTTATAGCCATGGGAAAGGTAACTTATTTG gaattGGTGGATTATTTCAAATCATATGAAGAACAATACGATATACTACTCGCCATACGACCCAGTGGTTGGGAAAAGAATACTAAACCTCGTTATagtataaaaatcaatatagtAGGCATTGAATATTCCGAACATTCTAGTTATGCGGAACTGCGACGTTTTGTTAAGTTTCTAAAACCCGAAAATGTTATAAGTACCGTGCCTACCGGCAAGGATCTTATGAAGACAGCTATGGTACCATTAAACTGGTATAAATACAAAGAATTGAAGAATAAGAGCAGTTATCAGCCCACAATTGATAGTTATGTGCAAAAGAATAATGTACAAAGTATACGGCCACCTAATAGTCATAAGGGTGGAGTGGAATATTTTGTTTCACCTCTAAAGCcgcttacaaacaaacagcatgaagttaataataataatttaataactgaAAAGGCAATTTCTTTGGTTTCTACTAATGCAAACGATATCGAAGAACCATGTGATGTCCATAACTCCACAACAAATCGAGAAAATTCGAATAATTTTGCAGACCAAACACCTGCCATTAGTAAAAGTACATCTTCAAAAATGACATACAATTCATCGGAGTATTTTGAAACACCTGATGAGATTATTGTAGCTAAAAGATTGCAGAAAAAGGAAAAAGCCgaggaaaaagaaacaaaacataaaagtggTAAGACACCAGTTTATAAAACACGAAAATTGCAACCTACTCAAAAAGAACTTAAAGAGAAAGATACCAATATTAGAGaggataatataacaaataattattcaCCAGATTGTTTCATGAGTCGTTTTTTGAAAGACGTAATGAAGCAACAATTACCAAAtacaaataattcaaataacAAGGATAAGAAAACAAATGGCAGTTTGATGTTAAATCCACCACAAAGTGAAGAAAATGACATTCAGCCAATAACATCAAACGGACAAAGAAATTCCCAAACTTCTGCTAATAAAACAGCACAAGAAGATCAGCAAATTGATGACAATAATATAATACGAAAACGAAACCTTAAAGCGAAAGTTCTTTCAGCAACTTCTTCATCTGACCAACAAAATAAGCCTAAACAAAAgcctcaaaaaaagaaaatgttgaaaaaaaaatcaacacaaaAAACTCCTTCCAAACTTAATAAATCAAAAGATTACCCAATAATTAAATCAAGCTCCAGTATAATTTCAATAGATTCTTTAAGCGAAGATGAATTGCAATCTACACAATTAAAAACTGTTCCGAAAACTGAAATTCCAGATCTGCAAAATAGTAATGATGACACAAAGACTACAATATTTCCATTAATAGAAGAATTGTCAAATAGAAACAGTGAATTGCAAGAAGATTTTCAAATGGAAGAACATTTTCCAGGCACAAATCAAAAGCAACCAGAAACAGAAGCTGCATTTAACATAGATATTTACACAGATGGACAAACAGCAAACACAGCTCAACAGCAAGAATATTCGTTAGaaaatcaatttgaaatttcacaaaattctaGATCTAGAATAAAAAGTACCTCGAGCAAAGCTACTTCAACGGAAACATATACCAGGGAAGATAAAGAATTTGAAGagaaattactaaaaatatcacaaaaaactaaacaaaataatcaacaaaaatcttataaaacctCTACAAAACATCTAAATAAAAGAGCAGAAAATCCCATTTACAAATCCACCACCTCTATAGAATCTTTAATAACAGATGAAGAATTGCaaaccataaaaattttaacgccATTAATAACCAACGAAACAAGCAGTGAAAAAAGTTCAATTGAATTGGGCGATGTAAGCAAAACAAAGCGTTTAAAACGAACCATAAGCTCTCAGTCAAACGCCTCAACGCCTTTTAAAAAGTCACACACTAGTGACAGTCTTAATACCGCTggccttttaaataaaatactagaAACAAATGAAGATCTTGAAATAGATAGATTTAATTGTTCACAATTGGCTGGTCAAATTGTGAATCATATCAATCAACATAATCCGGATAATAGTAAGGATCATATACCGTCTGAGTTGCTATCAGATGCCGATGAAGACTggatatga
- the LOC124419650 gene encoding uncharacterized protein LOC124419650 — protein MPLATSTSAQQLRPLTLAGPEREPVQFTVNLVGAPAEVEQLVQQIKTVAEQFLYHWKTFPIVLPQPLSVAALTLSSSGNNGSNTVGNRKPRPINLRDLFIAPPFDELDAVASDGTGDPRRLTNSQLKSLRENG, from the exons ATGCCTTTAGCTACCAGTACATCAGCTCAACAATTGCGTCCATTAACACTGGCTGGACCAGAACGTGAACCAGTACAATTCACTGTAAATCTGGTTGGAGCACCAGCTGAGGTTGAGCAACTGGTACAGCAAATAAAAACTGTTGCTGAACAGTTCCTATATCATTGGAAAACATTTCCCATtg TTCTTCCTCAACCCCTTTCGGTCGCTGCTTTAACCCTAAGCAGTTCTGGCAATAATGGCTCTAATACGGTAGGCAATCGTAAACCTAGACCCATTAATTTGAGGGATTTATTCATAGCACCACCCTTTGATGAGCTTGATGCCGTGGCCTCAGATGGTACAGGCGATCCACGACGTCTTACGAATTCCCAATTGAAATCGTTGCGTGAAAATgggtaa
- the LOC124419295 gene encoding uncharacterized protein LOC124419295, translating into MSEFNVPSLHFPGQVHKWRLSQLLQKGTLRAHDSFLSDLALAARFLVVTARGRIFSHFFSVYHAIHALLHGLVRVVDMFIGVPALLAHNLDYKIKEERCRFLIAELVCRPEFEDCLDGLCSYVRKMLRRATMEKFDFNSCDVSQPVPYLFLTPKGQEIDLRLFCRDVMRKALPILIGILERETRGWFLHFRERLIAELRAKKLTDKEIEEEVNEAVMKEYLQRVYTSILSNPKLAELGDGIPELLVQQAQSVVIMYKAVDKVQKDIKRSREDHQKCLSNDHSVLSRVAPWLRSKLRHAEESKLSKSAWSAHEEALKMCSKHNLHQTAYFLGRDLAFMKEREPVLLKELKNAKTPTRSFQWACRIWSPKSWIIRRNFQGQSDVIPTVISQQATSIVTPRSDPSQPVFLVEKEIVRTTSTRWPFWRLLNLMQRTWCWTWNMMFLLGILVPWCSPVSLRALFCVKPFMPDLELSQINGTLFPRKTSITQTMASRLIELWRHISKSRTHFETEPDTGFIGKGFTRNLNRVWNYFVKGFLGTVVILFAFPLLCLACSLLSILLALTAPLWIPVFTILLHVYMILIYDLDSPDNARNRYCILLEALIWNIFLQGCIQPIAALLVASILCPLVSGLILIVGVVRYSLRLLWDSLTFHLFIKKCGRIPASDSLAVKRIAGPGLALDYYFIIRPEQALAAFEAKMELDELQAYQHAMERIIMQPQKDFSQFVEACFGPFSAQLSKSGPYLSLDREAQDLMTTLHEKLEKRRRELQTALTTQVKTRIKLNTKELKIAIQLAAHILEKYYPSHIIARLSISEEEFWDNKGLTVNDWPGLAGLIYTEIFSLDFLTPLMENDTHFKLEPHPTLDLTRYTEMVQNATDVIGSKGLDLLGNVYAPRGNVQVHLPFLEVTAFNPRSRITLTFRKPEKR; encoded by the exons atgtC AGAATTTAATGTTCCCAGTTTGCATTTTCCGGGTCAAGTTCATAAATGGCGTTTGTCGCAGCTATTGCAAAAAGGCACTTTGAGGGCTCATGATTCATTCTTAAGCGATTTAGCTTTGGCTGCTCGTTTTCTAGTGGTTACAGCTCGTGGTCGTATATTTTCTCACTTCTTTTCGGTTTATCATGCAATACACGCTTTACTCCATGGACTGGTCAGAGTGGTCGATATGTTTATTGGTGTACCTGCTCTGTTGGCCCATAACTTGGACTATAAGATTAAAGAGGAAAGATGTCGTTTTCTTATAGCGGAACTAGTGTGCAGG cCCGAATTTGAAGACTGTTTAGATGGTCTATGCTCATATGTGCGTAAAATGTTACGTCGTGCCACCATGGAAAAATTCGACTTTAATAGTTGTGATGTTTCGCAGCCAGTGCCATATCTCTTCTTAACGCCCAAGGGACAAGAAATCGATTTGCGACTTTTCTGTCGTGATGTTATGCGTAAAGCTTTACCCATATTGATCGGAATACTAGAGCGAGAAACTCGTGGTTGGTTTCTACACTTCCGTGAACGTTTAATAGCGGAATTGAGAGCTAAAAAGTTGACAGATAAAGAAATCGAAGAAGAAGTTAATGAGGCTGTAATGAAAGAGTATTTACAACGTGTTTACACTTCAATATTATCCAATCCCAAATTGGCCGAACTAGGCGATGGTATACCTGAGTTATTAGTGCAGCAGGCCCAGTCGGTGGTGATCATGTATAAGGCAGTGGATAAAGTACAAAAGGATATTAAACGTTCACGGGAAGATCATCAGAAATGTTTGTCAAATGATCATTCGGTATTGTCGAGAGTAGCACCCTGGTTGCGTTCGAAATTAAGACATGCCGAAGAAAGTAAATTATCGAAGTCAGCCTGGTCGGCACATGAGGAAGCTTTAAAAATGTGCTCCAAACATAATCTACATCAAACTGCCTACTTTTTGGGACGAGATTTGGCCTTCATGAAGGAGCGTGAACCGGTATTGCTGAAAGAGTTGAAGAATGCCAAAACGCCCACACGTAGTTTTCAATGGGCCTGTCGCATTTGGTCACCCAAGTCCTGGATTATACGTAGAAATTTCCAAGGCCAGTCGGATGTTATACCCACGGTCATAAGTCAACAGGCCACTTCAATAGTAACGCCCAGATCAGATCCTAGTCAACCGGTGTTCTTAGTGGAAAAAGAAATTGTGCGCACCACCAGCACAAGGTGGCCCTTCTGGcgtttattgaatttaatgcaGCGTACTTGGTGTTGGACCTGGAATATGATGTTTCTGTTGGGCATTTTGGTGCCCTGGTGTAGTCCCGTAAGTTTGCGGGCCCTGTTCTGTGTTAAGCCTTTCATGCCAGACCTAGAGTTGTCACAAATAAATGGCACCCTTTTTCCGCGCAAGACAAGCATAACGCAGACTATGGCCTCGCGCCTAATAGAGCTTTGGCGACACATATCAAAATCAAGAACGCATTTTGAAACAGAACCGGATACgg GTTTCATAGGCAAGGGATTTACGCGTAATTTAAATCGTGTTTGGAACTATTTTGTCAAAGGTTTCCTGGGCACTGTGGTTATACTGTTTGCCTTTCCCTTACTCTGTTTGGCTTGTAGTTTGCTTAGCATTTTATTGGCCTTAACAGCCCCTTTGTGGATTCCCGTATTTACGATTTTATTGCATGTTTATATGATATTAATTTATGATCTGGATTCGCCGGATAATGCACGCAATCGCTATTGTATTTTATTGGAGGCATTAATATGGAATATTTTCCTACAAGGCTGTATACAACCCATAGCAGCATTATTAGTGGCCAGTATATTGTGTCCTTTGGTTTCCGGTTTAATATTAATAG TTGGTGTGGTTCGTTACTCTCTTCGTCTGCTGTGGGATTCCCTTACATTTCATTTGTTCATTAAGAAATGTGGACGTATTCCGGCTTCCGATAGTTTGGCTGTTAAACGTATAGCTGGTCCCGGTTTGGCTCTCGACTATTACTTTATCATTAGGCCTGAGCAAGCTTTGGCTGCTTTTGAAGCCAAAATGGAATTGGATGAGTTGCAAGCATATCAACATGCCATGGAACGTATAATAATGCAGCCACAAAAAGATTTTTCTCAATTTGTAGAGGCTTGTTTTGGTCCCTTCTCAGCTCAGCTGTCGAAAAGTGGTCCCTATTTGTCATTGGATCGTGAGGCTCAAGACTTGATGACTACTTTGCATGAGAAATTGGAGAAACGTAGACGTGAATTGCAAACCGCCTTGACAACACAAGTTAAAACCAGAATAAAACTCAATACCAAGGAATTAAAA ATTGCCATACAACTTGCCGCCCATATACTGGAGAAATACTATCCGTCACATATAATAGCTAGATTATCCATAAGTGAAGAAGAATTTTGGGATAATAag gGCTTAACGGTCAATGATTGGCCAGGTTTAGCTGGTCTCATTTATActgaaatatttagtttagatTTTCTCACGCCTCTTATGGAAAACGATACACATTTTAAGCTGGAACCACATCCCACTTTGGATTTGACTCGTTACACGGAAATGGTACAAAATGCCACAGATGTTATAGGTTCCAAAGGTTTAGATCTCTTGGGTAATGTTTACGCTCCGCGTGGTAATGTACAAGTACATTTACCATTCCTGGAAGTGACCGCCTTTAATCCTAGATCTAGAATAACATTAACTTTTAGAAAACCGGAAAAACGGTGA